One part of the Parabacteroides distasonis ATCC 8503 genome encodes these proteins:
- a CDS encoding thiamine pyrophosphate-dependent enzyme, which yields MELNDIIKPENLVYEKPRLMNENPMHYCPGCSHGVIHKLIAEVIADMGLEDKTIGISPVGCAVFAYNYLDIDWIEAAHGRAPAIASAVKRLNPEKMVFTYQGDGDLAAIGTAETIHAANRGENIVIVFVNNAIYGMTGGQMAPTTLEGMPTATCPYGRNIALNGYPLKIGDLLAQLEGTCLVTRQSVQTAAAVRKAKKMLRKAFENAMAGKGTSVVEFVSTCSSGWKMTPEKANKWMEANMFPFYPLGDLKNVE from the coding sequence ATGGAACTCAACGATATAATTAAACCGGAAAATCTGGTGTATGAAAAGCCCAGATTGATGAATGAAAATCCCATGCACTACTGCCCCGGTTGCAGCCACGGTGTGATACATAAGTTAATCGCCGAGGTTATAGCCGATATGGGTCTGGAAGATAAGACAATCGGTATCTCCCCCGTGGGATGTGCCGTATTCGCATATAACTACTTGGATATCGATTGGATCGAGGCAGCCCACGGACGTGCGCCAGCCATAGCTTCTGCTGTTAAACGCTTGAATCCGGAGAAGATGGTATTCACGTATCAAGGAGATGGTGACTTGGCGGCTATCGGTACGGCCGAGACGATTCATGCAGCCAACCGTGGCGAGAATATCGTGATCGTATTCGTAAATAACGCGATCTATGGTATGACCGGCGGACAGATGGCTCCGACTACACTGGAAGGTATGCCCACGGCTACCTGTCCTTACGGACGCAACATCGCCTTGAACGGTTACCCGCTGAAGATCGGTGATTTATTAGCCCAATTGGAAGGAACTTGCTTGGTAACACGCCAAAGCGTACAGACGGCCGCAGCCGTACGGAAAGCGAAGAAGATGCTTCGTAAGGCTTTCGAGAACGCTATGGCCGGTAAGGGTACTTCTGTGGTAGAGTTCGTCTCCACTTGCTCATCCGGCTGGAAGATGACTCCGGAAAAAGCCAATAAATGGATGGAAGCGAACATGTTCCCCTTCTACCCGCTGGGCGACTTAAAG